DNA from Megachile rotundata isolate GNS110a chromosome 8, iyMegRotu1, whole genome shotgun sequence:
CAAGGAAATACAGAATAATAAATTCAAGCGAATCGAGTTGATTTCTATAATTATACATCCGCTATTTTGAACTCTGTATTTtttctaaatccttagattttaaaatatattatataatctaattaaattgaacaaagtaataaaattaagcTAAAAGCTGCTTGCAAAAAATTGACGTGTTTTGGATATTCATtggttatatttaaaaattaattaattttatttgagaaaattcataaaattattagatATAAAATAGACGCAATAACTATTATTGCTCAAATAGAGCAATGCATAGAGCAAAAATGAGTCTTGAAATTCAAATGTGGAACATAAAAATCTATCAGAAATACCTATGGAATGTCACAGGTTTAATCTTTAATTTTGTTGATCAGTGCTATtagcatttttcaaaattcattttcttGTGTTATGGTGGTGGTTAAATTGTCATTTAAATTGTCATTTAATGGCTTGTGTTTTAATTCTATCACATATGATTAGACCCTGATTGTGTACCCGAAAAATGGTTCTGGCGGTATCTGTTACTCATAGTTACAACAGAATTTATGTACTTGTTTTATTGAATTAGTTTGCACTATACAGTGACATTGACATGATCGAGTTTTGATTTGCGAATCACATTTAACCACTATCCCCATTTTTCCAACATGGAACTGATATTGGCATATTTAATTATAGATAGGGACTAAGATGACCCCTCTCTTTTCCCTCCATATGTCATTTTAATTTTAGGGAACTTctttccaaaatttagaaaatttgtaaattattctttaaatttgtggttcttaaattccttaatttaaaaactctaaaatattcaatatttgtaattcttaagtttcttaatttttactttttcaaatccctaaatttttagattcttcaattcttcacttctgaaattataaaattgctaatTACTAAATcctgaagtttccaaatttccaaattctcaagcttcagaTTTtcttaataatgaaattttttaatttaaaaattctcaaatttctaaatttttaaaaagtaatcCAAAGATGATGGAATTTTTTGCTTTGTGTtggtacaataattttataactgcATTCTTTAGCAAGAGCAAGAGCTCTCCAATTTTTGGTAACTAAAGTATGTTCAAGAGGGTGAAGAAATAAGCAACACTTTTTTTTGTCTGTTAAAAAATGTTCGATATTATTATGATGTATTTGAAAGATAACATTACTTGAAAATATTGCACAAAATACTTAATTTAACAAAAGATTTGATCAGGGACTCACTTGTAAagtataaatcaataaaatataagaatagaAGAGACTCTTGGGCCTGTCAGATAGGTATGCGCATTTGCAAGTTAAACTGAGGCTCGATCTGCGCAGGTTGGGGAGCGCATGCGCAGATCATGCAGCAGATACTCTCGTGCAGATGAATCTACAAATAAATCTGgaagttatataaaaattgtgacaTAGATGTTCTAccattaaatgaaatatataaaaaatttatcactTCTTTTTTAATACTCTTCGACGTATTTTAGCTTTATCAAAACCGAAAAGTGACACCTAGGTTTCCTTAGAAGAAAAGAAAGCTTCAAGAATGAATAGAAAGAGTCTAAAAGACTCGTAGCTCTCCGACGGGCGGCACTAAATTCGCTCACACACTAACACacgaaaattctcaattttgcaaTCATAATAAATTCTCTTTCGCTGTagaatttttatgtataattttatatatgaatGATATGGCAAGTTCCAAGAAATTAGAGAGAAAACGTGGAAAGATCAGAAATAAAAAGGACTATGGAAACCTCGTAGATATTTTTAAAGAGGAGCGCACTaaattgaaattctttttaAGGTAAATGTTTAACGTTGTTATATAATTGTTTTGCAAATAAAGGAAGAATATTTTAGATCCAGATATTACCGTGCATGTGTGcttgataaatatttaaataaaactactgttatttcatttttatgaaaattacataaacaaatattattggaaataattctaaatattatttttcattttttggtaGAAAATCATGTTCCGATCGTTTGCAGATTATTCTGTACACAGAGTGTTTCGTAAAACAGACAATTTTTTTCGAAAAACTGAAGTAGAAATGTATAATAGAATTTTTGTACGTGAGACTCCGGTTtaggtaatattaattttgaaaacttaacTTTAGTATCTATATAGTTGAAAACTTAATTTTAGTATCTATATAGAAAACACAGGGTGTAAAGTGGATATTATCTACTTATCTACTATAATTATCTATTTTATCTCATTTTATTTAAACTGTCATCTAATTATCTGCTTTCTGATTTTTATCTGAATATCAATTATTATCTAAATTGTTATCTACTTATCTTTTTATCTAGATTAATAgaataaagatattaaaaattgatttcttttttttaaaacaTGTAATGAGATTCCATAATAAAAAGAATCGTTAAATAAATtgattttcacaaaaaaatgAGTCTTGTGCAAAAATTTGATTGTACATCGACAACTTTTTTATAGAATcgcagaatatggaaattttagtaaaaatatagatcgtgattaaattaatatagtGTATTAATGTGATCGaaccataaaaatatttaagtattgaaatttcgtatgtttaatattttctgcCTTATGTGAAAACAGAAATGGTGTTTCTATTGAAAACATTTCATGCCTAGAAGtttatatatgtacaaataattaaattatgaatatttatacataagaaataatttaataaaaaaactagtatttttaacttgttaattaagtaaaaaacctagtttaataaaaaatagttaCAAATGGAAAAATATTAAAGCTTAAGAAATACAGTACCTGATTTTTATGAATACATACTGCTTTTTAGAACAGCCCTTGTGAATGTTCTATTAGACATTTTACATTCAGtatttatttgaaacttgacTAAACTTAAGTATAAtgctataaatttatatttacttgtATAATCTGCAACTTGATTTTCgtgttatcaattttatatttttaattaaggaTATTAAAGGCATAACGTAGTCTTTTTCGCAtagttatttttgtaatttcatcCAAAAAAGACAGAGAAAGAATAGTTCttatcgattttctttcgttatTTGTTTATGTCGAAAACATGTATGTTGattaataaagttaataatataaatgagatataacattttattattatcctcattatttctaatacaagattaatttaaattaaactgtCGTTAATGTTATACGCATGTACCGTCACCAGCACGTTAGGTTCCCCtagaaaaaatgacaaaatcatTTAAACAAAGATAATAAtccgtataaataaatataacacatcactcaataaatctccggtctaactaaggaaaataaattttgttttagaaattccactttgtTCATCAATATACTCTCCTTCCAGTgttgatacattgattccaaagctcctctaacttttcaatgcCCTTTATGTAAAACGATTTTTCTTTGTCTCAAAATAAGCCTCAGTTGCCGTAATCACTTcctcatttgagccaaatttctctCCCTGGAGCATCTTTTTCGTAcctgcaaagagccagtagtcgctggggcCAAATCTGAGGTGTACGGTGGGTGGGGGAgtaattcaaaacgtaattcatacAAATTAACCAttgtgttcatcgacttgtgacacggcgcattgttttggtgaaacagcaaacgcggcacccactttgaaagcaatttgtaCATGCTCAAATTATCaggcaaaattgtgaagacactaccttctgatatcttcaaggcatcagctatctcacgcaATTTCAGTTTACGgtcttttaaaactattttgtagacattttttatgttttccggaacaactgctgattttgggcgaccagagcgttcagcatcatcggtgcttgtacgaccgcgtttaaattcagcataccagtcaatgatagttgatttccctggtgcagagtccccATAATGCTTATCAAACCACTGTtcggcttcaacagtatttttcccgatcaaaaaacagtgtttaatcaacacacgaaattcttttctatccattgtcttcaaaattacgaaactgcgTGTACTAAAACGattgtaacttctaaactaacggtcagaataccatgaaattttgacacgtactgtttgaaagTTAGTATTATCCGGAAATCACGTGGGTCTGTCAAGAGTGTCGCCATATAcgtgtcagaccggggacttattgagtgatgtgTTACAACTTACCTAAAAACTATGTATATCATACATAGTAATTTAACAaagataatatatttaataacattaatattttattttgtttctaacaggttaattaaacaaaattaaataagttaAAGCAATACAATTAacaaacattattaaaaatgatttaatataaTGCCATATTTATGCTTGCATGACGGAAACCAGTTTCTGTACACTTAGATTATTCTCTATTTTACACATGAATTTGATACCAATTCAAATTTTGCTCTATTCCTCTTAGGCACGACTTACGCGAGGCTATATGCTAGAATTGGATACGAAGCATAAACAGcactacaatgtgtgacaatgctgttctctacGCTAGTACATTGAAATGAAGtgtttgatgattaaattataatttttctcaaagatatgatacatatactttaactttgataatttacttttttacaaaattcacaaaatatgtaatttgcaaatgtttccaatatcgtattagtgcaaagaggtgctaCATGGCGCTTAAATTACTTGGCGttgccttttatttacatgtaatgtacttttgtggggttcgttaatactcttataaaacgtggtgaaggcaaaaaatGCGAATCAAAACATGAAAACAATCATTCGATTGAAGCGGTGAGCGAGCGAGGCAGTAGAGTGAGTCAGTATAGTTGTGCTATGTGACATACGTCATTCgggaaagccactatagtggaccgcgTACAAAAAGATGTCCGCGAAGGCCACTATAATGGCGCGTCGTGTCTAAGAGGATATTGGCATAATGTGTTAAACAAAGTTGGTAACTATTCAAAAAAAGGAAGTTCACCGATTTCgttgaccttgaaatattttgtcaagGACAATATTCTGCACAACTTCATCATTATCACAAATGCGGATTTTGAAACGACTTCATATTTCATATACAACATACTTAAAATTTCAATGCGACATATTTTACTACTAAATAtacacaatataaaataaatatacactgTTTCAAAGTGAAATTATCTGGATACACATTTTGCTAAGTTTCATAGGCAAACGAATAATATCGGCTATATATTGAAATATAGTATATCCGAGTGTGTTATAGTAGAGATAttctttaaaaagaaataaacggATGATATGGGGGATAAGTAGTAATAGAATACGCCATACTAAAATATAGTAAGTTCACTTATGAAAAACCCTTTATTTAGTAActatttgcaaaaaaatttgattttaataattaataactgttCTGTTATGATTACGTACTTAACAAagtattcaatttaatttttatcgattttgTTATCAGGTAGTTTGGTTATAATAAAACTAAAATTACACTTGAGATAGAATACAGGTAAGGTTAGGTTGAGTCAGTTTGTGGTTAGGTTATGGTTAAATTACTGAAGGATTAGATCACATTAGGATGAAGTTAagatgattaggttaggttagaattatGTCATCATTACaaatttgattataataagtAATTGCTGCTCTGTTATGATTAAGTAATTAACAAagtattcaatttaatttttatcgattttgTTATCAGTTAGAATTTGATTATAATAAAACTAAAATTACACTTGAGATAGAATataattaaggttaggttaagtcagTTTGTGGTTAGGTTGGGTATATTAAATTAGGTATATTACAGTTAAATTACTGTAGGATTAGAGCATGTTAAGATGAAGTTAAGGTGATTAAGTTAGGATTACATGaagattttgttaaattaaacaaatttatatataaattactgTTATGTtaagtaaatatataattagtttacGTTAAGGTTAAATCAGTGTTGGCTGAGGTTAAATTATAAGCGAAGTCATGTTAGGTTACAATCGAAGGTTATAATCATTAACTTCGATTAGGATACATAACTATCTTTTACAATTAGATCaataattcttttatatttgaaccgtttattttgaaaatgttataaatCCATTTGTACAAGTATACATTATTTCAGTTAAATCACCTtgaacaaatttgtataatcaaattaCATATTGATCAATCACtaaaaaaaattgctgaatagccagtcttgatataattaacctatattttttcattgacaTATAACctttaattttgtcaaaataaatgaaaatgaactgtacgactttcaaaataaacaatacATTTAATCAACATATATGTTTCTTTTTATAACAACTTTTTACTACAAATTAAGTAACCCAAACTAATTCTTCACAGTACCACACAATACAATAAaccttgacaaaatatttaaaattcatcgAAATCGAACGACTCTTCCttttcatgaatatttaacTTCTTTCCAatcgatacaaatttccaattttcctcctGTAAATTTCGCTTGAATTTTTGAGCGTGCTTTCAATACAGCTCGACCGCTGTAGTTCTGAATTTGTGTTATACCAGATACCGTTTCTGCTTTTtacgaaacaccctgtacaataTTATTTCATCATGACACGTGCTTAATTTACCCATTTAATTTCTGGCATTAACAATGACGTAGGCGGCGTTGGGTCAGGGTATGCGGAGGGATCCGTGTGCTGTTTGTGGACTTCCGGTTTTCCTAGCGGAAAAGCTGGTACTCGGCCATGTCGCTTATCACCGTACTTGTTTCCGTTGTGCTCGATGCAACAATCAATTAACACTTGGTAATTACTACGAGACCGAAAAAGGACAATATTGCTGCGAAACGTGCCCCGACGAGGAACCACCGTCGCCCACCATGCAAAACTATAGCGACATACCCAATGGGAACCAACCGGATGAGGTCGTTGAATCATTCGGCAACGAGGAAAACGCGAACGCACAAACGTTCGATAGTCGTACTAGAAAGTTAGAGCCCGATGATTTTTCCGTTCCTGATATTATAGCGCAAACGTCTCGATTAAGATTGAATTTCATGTCGAATCATCTGCTTTCAAGCCAAGGTGAGATAACGTTTTAATTCAAGCTACACAGATTCTGTAgaatattaagaaattatgTATTGTGGATTATGGTTTCAAGCACTGGAGGTCAAAGTTTTTGTTTCTATTTACTTTACATTTTGATCAAATGAAATAGATCTCAAAGTCTGCTTTTGTTTTCAACGTAAACATACCTCTGAATCATAATCGTTatattagagatttagaaaatttccagcaatttattaattttatagttaaCACAGTATGATGTGAAGTACTTCTGTAAAGTCCTTTATTATCTTACCACCCTATAGACAAAAGATTCGAGCGATTTTAAGAAagattttttatgaattttgaaacaGACACGGCAAGTGGCGTTGATTCTAAAAGCTGGATTAACGATCAGCATCGAACAGAGAGGAGAACGCCTGTTTCCGAACGATTGGAATTTCAATCCAGAAGAAACAAAGATTCGTTCCATGATGAAAGAAGCAGTGCGAATGTCGCTTCCGCACAATTAAGATCTCATTTCAAGAGCAACGGAAGCTCACTTGATGATGAGGATTCCAACGAAGAGATGAatcgaaattttacaaaaaagtacTCTACCTATGAAGAGATTGTCGACAGTGATGAAGAAGTAAGTGCTGCCTCGAGTAACGAAATTATTAAAGATAAGTTTGTTAATTCGCTTACTGAAATCAATACTGCCGACGAACCGGTGACAGACAAAAGTGATGACGGACAGAAGCATTCAGACACTGAAAACTGCCATTCCCTGGTACAAGCTAGACTTAGGTTATTTGAAAATGCGAAAGATAACAGTGGGAAAAGAGAGGATCAACGGACTGAAATATCAAGACGTAAAGCACAATATAAGGAGCACAAAGTACAGAGAAAAGACTCGAAAGGTTTAGATACTGCAGGAGTAGAAAAACTCGCTGGCGAGGTGAAGGCTGAAAGTAGTTTGGTAACTGCTGTCAGCGAACCTCCAGATGTTACAAGTTCCAATAAACCAACTTCCTCTAAAATCAGTGAACCGATTGCTAATCAAATGAATATTTCAGAAGACATTACTGATAATTCTGACAAACAGACTGAAAATCCAATAATTGATTTTCCaaaattacatttacaaatgAAACCCACAGATAAAGGAAGTAACGAAAATTTAGTATCAGCTGTTGCAAGCGAAACTGATTCAGTGAAGCCTTCATCTACTGTCACTGAAGAAGATTATCCAGAAGATCTAAATCCTTTCAAAAGTGATGAGGAGGAAAATTCTGATGTAAATTCAATAACCAGTCCTTTACAAGCTGCTAAAAATTCTACCAATCCATTTGAGAGCGAAGAGGCCTTAGAAGAGGAGTTGCAGCAAAAGAAGGAACAACTTGTGATACCAAAACCAGCTACTAGAAATAATGTTGATCCCACAATTAAATCTCAATCTCAAGAGGAAATATCAACGAAAATACGTTTAATTGCACCTCAGATTAACCTGAATCCCTTTTGGAGCGATGATGATGATCCAGAGAGTGATTCAGAGTGTAAAGCGAAAGTACAAGAGGCTAAGCCAGTTCCTAAACCACGAACAACTAGGTATGGGTATGAATAAAATTTAGGTACATAAAAtgagataaaataataaataataaagagtATTTAGACCAATGCTCATTGAGATACTCTATAGTAAATTTAATAGCTTCAAATAGGATCACAGACTGAAACAACTTGTTTAACTTGTAGAAACATTCATGAGACAGGAGTAAGTGGATTAAAGTCAGATCAGAATCACAGCAGTTTGAACATATCAAGTAGTTCATTGGAGACAGCAAGCACATCTGGAACAACTTGTCGGAAAAAGAAACAAGCACCATTACCACCTAACAGGAAGGACCATAGTCTTCCTAATCTGCCTCTGGTAACCAAACTACATACTAGTTTTAATATGTGTCACATAATTGACAGATCTGATTTTCATGtacttaaatttaacaatttagcttTTAGCATTTAACAACTTAGGTGAGTAGCATGATCGTTactcacctaacctaacctaatctaaccaatTTACTTAACAAGATAGTGGGTTAATAAAAGAAAACTACTGTCATTTTTCTTCCAATGTTTCAACCTTTTATATGGAGTATCTTCAGGCAAACAACTCCTGTAATGATATTACTTTTTGGACATTAATAGAATCATAGTGTACAAAAACATTGTGAAAAAGAGAAATAGTAGTTCCTTTCATTAACTTACTACCCTATTCATATAAATTCATTAATCTTTTCACATctaatgtttataatataattataaattaatgtgaaaatttatttctttattcattttcttcttttctacTAAACAGAGTCACACATTCTTCAGTAAATGAAACAGTTACATGAAAGTGtagtatttaattaaatagttaatattttaattttagactTCATCACCGAATGTAATATGCAAAACACGGAAAATAAAACCGGCCCCGCCTCCGCCAATACAAACTAGCAGTCCATGTAATACGAGCATTGACCCAGTTTTAAGTTGCGACGAATCACCCATATGTAACTCAAGAAATGCAAGCAGAAGAAATAACGTATGGGAGGATGAAAAGATTAGTAAAGATGCGGCAAACAGAAATAGACAAAGTTTCACGCACACTCCATGTAAAGAGGGACTCAGTGATAAATCTTTTATAGACAAGAGTACAGAAGGAAAATGGAAGAGGAAGAAAGGACCTGCTCCACCTTGCCCAATGCCATTgaaaagaaaagtaaattttaatgtattctATATCagcaaaattgtgaaattacatTTAGTAAAGTTGCACATGTTTGCATTTAGAAATTAGCTAAAATACAAATCAtgtaagaaataatttattaggaAACTATTACTTAGGAAACCGTTATAGTATATttcaaagatattaaaaaatactagaaatataagaatcaaaaagtagagtaatacagagatataggaatttaaagatttataaatttaaatatttacatactgTGTATTGTAGATAAAAGTAATGTCTCTCAAAGACGTTAAACTGGAATTGGATGAAATAGAGTTACAGCAACAAGGTTTAGAGAAACAAGGTGTGCGATTAGAACAACTGATTAGAAGTAAATGCGAATCTGATTCCAAACCTGAtggtaattatatttaaattataattgtaattgataAAACTATATTTTCGTTATTCAAACTCCGTGGTAGGTCGGACATTATACGAAGAAGTAACCGGAAATAACGCTAAAAATTTCAGATGTTTCCCTTGGAACGGATGTGGAGGAGTTAGTTCTGGAATTGTTTGCTTTggtaaatgaaaaaaatgaactATTCAGGCGACAAGCTGAATTGATGTTACTTCGAAGACAGCAGAGGTTAGAGGAAGAACATGTTGAAGTAGAATATCAAATTCGGTGCTTAATGTCGCAACAAGAATCCATGAAAACAGATTTTGATAAGCAAAGAGAAGAAGCATTAATAAAAAGGTACATATAAATTTACATCTACGCTtaatgatatataataataactatTAAATTCACAGTTTACCATgataaatttttagtaataattttgatgatcaaataattaaatagggACAAGTGCAAATatctatataaaattacaaaatgtagtttaaatattttatttttaatagactGGTGGAAATTGTCGAGAGGAGAAACGAGATCGTAGATTGCTTAGAAATGGACCGTCGTAGAGAAATAGAAGAGGATAAAagtatacataaacatatggaTCTATTTGctggtaaataaaatattcattgtcaatatttattaatgtataagaaaataatatatttactgCTGTTTTTCAGTCAAGAAtaagaatgaaatattaaataaggaATCCAATCATGTTCCAAAATCGAAACAAAAGGAAAGTAAATCAAGTAAATCAAAGGAAAAGAAGTTAAAGAAGATACTTAAGAAAGATATCGATAAAGATATAGACGAAATTGAATTCAAACTTAAACGCCATAATAAACGAAAGTGGTTCtaggttataataattacttacACAAATCCTGccgtttttgtataattgtacaGTGTTTTTTTACTTGTACTGTCTCGAATAAGTTTCATTCGAATGTTTCCTATATTGCAATTCCTATACAAATTACGTATATAGTAATATTACAGTTAATAATAATGTTTTGTAATGTTATATTTCTGGAGCGCATTTAGGAAATATCTTTTTATAAcagatgtatgtattttttacatGTAACATTGTAATCGTCGTAAAGTATTATGCctaatattttgtaatagttGTATAATAGTACGCGAATAATAACAAGTTATGTTTAAAAAGgtgtttcattaatttcatgTAATTAAAACACAGAATATTTATATTAGATGATTCTCAACTGTACAACGAAACATCCTGATATGAGTTTAAGTGGAACACAATTTATATTACGAAAAGCTTAAAAGCATTAACATTATAGTTTTTATTCGACATCTTCCTTTTAAAATATGCATTTACTCCAAAGTTTTTTCTGTTATAAAAATTGCTATTATAAAAAATACCTACAgtagcaaaaatattaaaatgggatgaaatataattgtaatacaTATTCAAAAATGTTTAGTTAACTTAATGGTGTGTATATTTCACTTTAGTTATGTCATTTTTACAACGCATTGATCAAACATGAATCTACTGTATACTCTTCACTTAAAAACTCGTATTGATCAAACTCTCGTTGTATCTCATATTGTATCCTTCACTTAAAAGGTACTTCATGCATTATTACAATTCGTTGAACTGTTATAAGTGTATCATAAATAACATCACATTACACGtcgttaattaaatattattaccgaATATATAAATAAGATTAAACAGAAATGATGAAAAGAAGAAAACGCAAAAGTGATAAATTTGCTCGAATGAGCGAAGAAGAACGCGCTCGGTATATGCAACATCGTGCTGAATATGAATTAGAAACAAAAAGGCGTAAACAACAATTAATTGCTATTTTCACTAAAGTATTAAACTatttattgattataattagattttatttaataactttagTAAGTTAACATGTGAATGAATTATTATAGAACAAATTGAAACGGGAAGGAGTTTTTTCCAAATTAAATGAtgctaaaattaatgaaaaatggaGATATATTTTGCGACAAACAAAACGTACAGAACTTTTTGAAGATATAAAACATGTTTGTGAAACTTTTGAAAGAGCAGTGAACGTaaagaatgaaacaatcacTTGTTTATATAAAGACTTAAAAACTGCGGATGTGGATCATAGGAAACTTCATGAAAGCCatactatattaattaataacataattggtatttttaaaaatatgtaattttaactCTGTAATATACTCTTTATAAAGCTCTAATCATAATTCATTTTCTTCCTACAATATGCaggaaaatttaaagaaaaattaaaaatattacatgatatgtacaatttaaacaat
Protein-coding regions in this window:
- the MICAL-like gene encoding MICAL-like protein isoform X1; this translates as MGERRGTKALELWCRRITEGYPGVNVQNMTTSWKDGLAFCAMIHHFRPDLIDFNSLDKDNVYENNELAFKIAEQHLGIPALLDAEDMASCSVPDRLSILTYLSQFYQTFGGSSPSRLAVNRTTETTEEKIAPIPESPKEKAALGQGMRRDPCAVCGLPVFLAEKLVLGHVAYHRTCFRCARCNNQLTLGNYYETEKGQYCCETCPDEEPPSPTMQNYSDIPNGNQPDEVVESFGNEENANAQTFDSRTRKLEPDDFSVPDIIAQTSRLRLNFMSNHLLSSQDTASGVDSKSWINDQHRTERRTPVSERLEFQSRRNKDSFHDERSSANVASAQLRSHFKSNGSSLDDEDSNEEMNRNFTKKYSTYEEIVDSDEEVSAASSNEIIKDKFVNSLTEINTADEPVTDKSDDGQKHSDTENCHSLVQARLRLFENAKDNSGKREDQRTEISRRKAQYKEHKVQRKDSKGLDTAGVEKLAGEVKAESSLVTAVSEPPDVTSSNKPTSSKISEPIANQMNISEDITDNSDKQTENPIIDFPKLHLQMKPTDKGSNENLVSAVASETDSVKPSSTVTEEDYPEDLNPFKSDEEENSDVNSITSPLQAAKNSTNPFESEEALEEELQQKKEQLVIPKPATRNNVDPTIKSQSQEEISTKIRLIAPQINLNPFWSDDDDPESDSECKAKVQEAKPVPKPRTTRNIHETGVSGLKSDQNHSSLNISSSSLETASTSGTTCRKKKQAPLPPNRKDHSLPNLPLTSSPNVICKTRKIKPAPPPPIQTSSPCNTSIDPVLSCDESPICNSRNASRRNNVWEDEKISKDAANRNRQSFTHTPCKEGLSDKSFIDKSTEGKWKRKKGPAPPCPMPLKRKIKVMSLKDVKLELDEIELQQQGLEKQGVRLEQLIRSKCESDSKPDDVSLGTDVEELVLELFALVNEKNELFRRQAELMLLRRQQRLEEEHVEVEYQIRCLMSQQESMKTDFDKQREEALIKRLVEIVERRNEIVDCLEMDRRREIEEDKSIHKHMDLFAVKNKNEILNKESNHVPKSKQKESKSSKSKEKKLKKILKKDIDKDIDEIEFKLKRHNKRKWF
- the MICAL-like gene encoding MICAL-like protein isoform X2, whose amino-acid sequence is MASCSVPDRLSILTYLSQFYQTFGGSSPSRLAVNRTTETTEEKIAPIPESPKEKAALGQGMRRDPCAVCGLPVFLAEKLVLGHVAYHRTCFRCARCNNQLTLGNYYETEKGQYCCETCPDEEPPSPTMQNYSDIPNGNQPDEVVESFGNEENANAQTFDSRTRKLEPDDFSVPDIIAQTSRLRLNFMSNHLLSSQDTASGVDSKSWINDQHRTERRTPVSERLEFQSRRNKDSFHDERSSANVASAQLRSHFKSNGSSLDDEDSNEEMNRNFTKKYSTYEEIVDSDEEVSAASSNEIIKDKFVNSLTEINTADEPVTDKSDDGQKHSDTENCHSLVQARLRLFENAKDNSGKREDQRTEISRRKAQYKEHKVQRKDSKGLDTAGVEKLAGEVKAESSLVTAVSEPPDVTSSNKPTSSKISEPIANQMNISEDITDNSDKQTENPIIDFPKLHLQMKPTDKGSNENLVSAVASETDSVKPSSTVTEEDYPEDLNPFKSDEEENSDVNSITSPLQAAKNSTNPFESEEALEEELQQKKEQLVIPKPATRNNVDPTIKSQSQEEISTKIRLIAPQINLNPFWSDDDDPESDSECKAKVQEAKPVPKPRTTRNIHETGVSGLKSDQNHSSLNISSSSLETASTSGTTCRKKKQAPLPPNRKDHSLPNLPLTSSPNVICKTRKIKPAPPPPIQTSSPCNTSIDPVLSCDESPICNSRNASRRNNVWEDEKISKDAANRNRQSFTHTPCKEGLSDKSFIDKSTEGKWKRKKGPAPPCPMPLKRKIKVMSLKDVKLELDEIELQQQGLEKQGVRLEQLIRSKCESDSKPDDVSLGTDVEELVLELFALVNEKNELFRRQAELMLLRRQQRLEEEHVEVEYQIRCLMSQQESMKTDFDKQREEALIKRLVEIVERRNEIVDCLEMDRRREIEEDKSIHKHMDLFAVKNKNEILNKESNHVPKSKQKESKSSKSKEKKLKKILKKDIDKDIDEIEFKLKRHNKRKWF